In bacterium, one genomic interval encodes:
- a CDS encoding PD-(D/E)XK nuclease family protein — MKNLFSHNALKTFEECPRRYKFRFIEEIELPKRVPANIYLGQVVHRTLARLYAIVQEGKTPDLEYLLKYYQSEWEKPEREQIHIDRDYMTMDDYIASGRSMIETYYAKYAPFTEAKTIGIERKLNGYLPGSSYKLRGIIDRLSRRPDGAIEICDYKTGKDLPRGGRDPIFYRQMGMYQLLVQENFPDFTKIELVQHYLKLNETITYTMSAEELDELQEELRTVIALTRRAEQLDDFPAREGGYCDFCEYQQICPAKRHRLILANEAGEVDGKEQSTAELARKLVEEYLDLYGRLKQLEAEQKALKEDLTQVAKDLNLQKLTGDSGTVTVSIKQQEKFPTKTDDPDGYAELSQLVRQLELDSCLKVDDHALRDLVIKKRLPEEKLALLTALMRIEELVSVRATPKKIDSSDGTE; from the coding sequence ATGAAAAACTTATTCAGTCACAATGCACTCAAGACTTTTGAAGAATGCCCGCGGCGGTACAAGTTTCGATTTATCGAAGAGATCGAATTGCCGAAACGGGTACCGGCCAATATTTACCTCGGGCAGGTCGTCCATCGCACTCTTGCTCGCCTTTACGCTATCGTCCAGGAAGGTAAGACTCCTGACCTCGAGTATCTGCTGAAGTATTACCAGAGCGAGTGGGAAAAGCCGGAGCGCGAGCAGATCCACATCGACCGCGACTATATGACGATGGATGATTACATCGCGAGCGGTCGTTCTATGATCGAGACCTACTACGCCAAATATGCGCCGTTCACCGAGGCAAAGACGATCGGGATCGAACGGAAGCTGAACGGATATCTCCCCGGTTCATCCTATAAGTTGCGCGGCATTATCGATCGTCTCTCACGACGTCCGGATGGAGCGATCGAAATCTGTGACTACAAAACGGGCAAGGATCTCCCTCGCGGCGGTCGCGACCCGATCTTTTATCGCCAGATGGGAATGTACCAACTTCTGGTGCAGGAGAACTTCCCGGATTTCACAAAAATCGAGCTGGTGCAGCATTACCTCAAGCTGAATGAGACCATCACGTATACTATGTCGGCCGAGGAGCTCGATGAACTGCAGGAGGAGCTCCGGACAGTCATTGCGTTGACCAGACGGGCCGAACAGCTCGATGACTTTCCGGCGCGCGAAGGGGGCTACTGTGATTTCTGTGAATACCAGCAGATCTGTCCGGCTAAGCGACATCGCCTGATCCTGGCCAACGAGGCTGGAGAAGTTGACGGCAAAGAACAAAGCACAGCGGAGCTTGCCAGAAAACTGGTCGAAGAATACCTCGATCTGTATGGCCGCTTGAAACAGCTTGAAGCCGAACAGAAAGCGCTCAAAGAGGATCTGACCCAGGTCGCCAAAGATCTCAATCTGCAGAAACTGACCGGTGACTCTGGGACAGTCACCGTCTCAATCAAGCAGCAGGAGAAATTCCCCACCAAAACGGATGACCCTGATGGTTATGCTGAACTTTCCCAACTGGTTCGCCAGCTTGAACTGGATAGCTGCCTGAAAGTCGATGATCACGCTTTGCGTGATTTGGTAATCAAGAAACGACTCCCCGAAGAGAAACTGGCTCTCTTAACCGCATTGATGCGGATTGAAGAACTGGTGAGTGTCAGGGCCACGCCAAAGAAGATCGACTCCAGCGACGGCACCGAATAG
- a CDS encoding glycosyltransferase yields the protein MHIVWLRAEPIFPLDSGNRIRSYSLLRGIAREEAVTYVGLRQDEFLVGQISDQFSSPAITIFQPAEEKQGLSFYSHVVMNLGSVYPYFMKRYSSGAISDEIHKLVQSGACDLIICDTLESAVNLDFNLPVPKVLYHHAIETSLWQQRYETASGIIRRAYFNYETKRMAAYETSTCNRFDRVIVTSEKDRESLVDDYKVTAPISVIPVGVDCAFFKPDKVDTTIPKRLVFSGSLDLLSNIDQLLWFVSEVYPLIRREHPDVSLDIVGPNPATEIAALPHKDSSITVTGWVKDIRPHLAQADIYIVPLQVPGGNRVKLYEAMAMRRPVVSTSYGAEGLNLIPERDLVIADSVREFASAVNLLLADPERKTRLAEAGWRKVNQEHDWSQMVQQALELIRTVGLRATSVGK from the coding sequence ATGCATATTGTCTGGTTACGGGCAGAACCGATCTTTCCGCTGGATAGCGGCAACCGGATCCGAAGTTACAGTTTGCTTCGCGGCATTGCCCGCGAGGAGGCGGTGACCTATGTCGGATTGCGGCAGGATGAATTCCTGGTCGGTCAGATCTCCGACCAATTCTCGTCCCCTGCTATTACGATCTTTCAGCCTGCCGAAGAAAAGCAGGGTCTGTCGTTCTACAGCCATGTGGTGATGAATCTCGGTTCGGTCTATCCGTACTTCATGAAGCGGTACAGCAGTGGCGCGATCAGTGATGAGATCCACAAGCTGGTTCAGTCGGGCGCCTGTGATCTGATCATCTGCGACACGCTGGAAAGCGCGGTTAATCTCGATTTCAATCTTCCGGTTCCCAAAGTACTGTATCATCACGCCATTGAGACGTCGCTCTGGCAACAGCGATATGAAACGGCCTCGGGGATCATCCGTCGCGCCTACTTCAATTACGAAACCAAGCGGATGGCCGCCTATGAGACCTCCACCTGCAATCGATTTGACCGGGTGATCGTCACCAGCGAAAAGGATCGTGAATCGTTGGTGGATGATTACAAAGTTACCGCACCGATAAGTGTGATCCCGGTCGGCGTTGACTGTGCGTTCTTCAAGCCGGACAAGGTCGATACCACCATTCCGAAACGTTTGGTCTTTTCGGGATCGCTTGATTTGCTGTCGAATATCGATCAGTTGCTCTGGTTCGTTTCCGAAGTCTATCCGCTGATCCGGCGGGAGCATCCGGATGTATCGCTGGACATCGTCGGTCCGAACCCGGCGACCGAGATTGCCGCGTTGCCGCACAAAGACAGTTCGATCACGGTGACCGGATGGGTGAAGGATATTCGCCCCCATCTGGCGCAGGCTGATATCTATATTGTCCCGCTGCAGGTCCCGGGGGGAAACCGCGTCAAATTGTACGAGGCGATGGCGATGCGTCGCCCGGTTGTCTCCACCAGCTATGGAGCCGAGGGGCTCAACCTGATCCCGGAACGCGATCTGGTGATCGCCGATTCAGTGCGCGAATTTGCCTCGGCGGTCAATCTCCTCCTGGCCGACCCGGAGCGAAAAACGCGACTGGCCGAAGCCGGCTGGCGCAAGGTCAATCAGGAGCATGACTGGAGCCAGATGGTCCAACAGGCACTTGAATTGATCAGGACAGTCGGATTGAGAGCGACCAGCGTCGGAAAGTGA
- a CDS encoding glycosyltransferase family 4 protein — MDGEQIPQDRGRAIRRRILIISPVWQQAESGGPDVSFLAARLSREGHTVSLYSCCRSGSTARYSSQRPQDSRVSWIQMLRELHRRVVEHDLIYLQATPPLELVNSLLPVLMLARFYGKQIVISFAGGNVEDLNGRFSRFLIPMLRLANKITVPTEWSARILARHHLPIEVVPPAIDTTSVAPRLIQDLQPRMLSFLLAGPESNLTAILRAFKLTKQKYPRAELTLVGSDERLSLAVSMISQVGLVNLVNNGDSEAVRTCWQSCDLLINNSTDDDLPTPVLTALSLGIPVVTCDSGGMTAVVQNRQSGLIFPANDPVALAGRIIELIETPLLVTQLSRSGPVESFRFGWPSVRSSWNSLFNRYSN, encoded by the coding sequence ATGGATGGGGAGCAGATTCCCCAGGATCGTGGTCGGGCGATACGCCGACGCATCCTGATCATCTCACCGGTCTGGCAGCAGGCTGAATCTGGCGGGCCTGATGTTTCGTTTTTGGCTGCTCGCCTTTCGAGAGAAGGACATACCGTCTCCCTCTACTCCTGCTGCCGGTCCGGCTCAACTGCTCGCTATTCCTCACAGCGCCCTCAGGATTCCAGAGTCTCATGGATTCAGATGCTTCGCGAACTACATCGCCGAGTAGTCGAACACGACCTGATCTATTTGCAGGCCACGCCACCACTCGAACTGGTCAACTCGCTTCTTCCCGTACTGATGCTGGCCAGATTCTACGGTAAACAGATCGTGATCTCTTTTGCCGGGGGAAATGTCGAAGACCTGAACGGCAGGTTCTCTCGATTCCTGATCCCCATGCTTCGACTGGCCAACAAGATCACGGTTCCGACTGAATGGTCGGCTCGTATCCTCGCTCGGCATCACCTTCCGATTGAAGTGGTGCCACCGGCGATAGACACTACCTCTGTCGCTCCGCGCCTGATACAGGATCTGCAGCCGCGAATGCTGTCATTCCTGTTGGCTGGTCCTGAGAGCAATCTGACGGCTATTCTTCGGGCGTTTAAGCTAACCAAGCAGAAATACCCGCGGGCCGAACTAACGCTCGTCGGTTCGGATGAACGGCTCTCCCTTGCTGTATCGATGATAAGTCAGGTGGGTTTGGTTAACTTGGTCAACAACGGAGACTCCGAGGCAGTACGCACTTGCTGGCAGTCCTGTGACCTGTTGATCAACAACTCGACCGATGATGATCTGCCAACCCCGGTATTGACGGCATTGAGCCTGGGGATTCCTGTGGTCACCTGCGACTCCGGCGGGATGACCGCGGTGGTGCAGAATCGGCAATCCGGATTGATCTTCCCCGCAAATGACCCGGTCGCCCTGGCCGGTCGAATCATAGAATTGATCGAAACACCGCTTTTGGTCACCCAGCTTTCCCGCTCCGGACCGGTTGAATCGTTCCGGTTCGGCTGGCCCTCCGTCCGCAGTAGTTGGAACTCCCTTTTCAACCGATACTCAAACTAA
- a CDS encoding NAD(P)/FAD-dependent oxidoreductase, protein MQNDLPTDTNRRHHVVIIGGGFGGLNAVRALKRADVDVTLIDRRNFHLFQPLLYQVATGGLSPADVASPLRSILKNQKNVTILLGEVTTVDINNRIVELADKETIPYDSLIIGAGVRHHYFGHEEWSQAAPGLKSIEDALDIRTRIFLAFETAERETDPVVRCEWMTFVLAGGGPTGVELAGALAEIANETLSKDFRRINPRDAKIILVEGNDRVLTSYPETLSAKARRSLERLGVDVRTSTLVTKVDDRGVEIKHGEQITRINARTVLWAAGVRATFDSEALVGGNRSLLDKAGRILVDPHLNIPGHEDIYVIGDLASFTHQTGEPLPGVAAVAMQQGTYASKAVVARLQGEQLRPFHYSFPGDMATIGRNAAVADIKGFRFSGMFAWLMWVFLHLMKLVEFDNRLLVFVQWLWYYVTHNRGARLITGEHRMPNGH, encoded by the coding sequence ATGCAAAACGATTTGCCTACTGATACGAATAGACGTCATCACGTTGTGATCATCGGTGGCGGATTCGGCGGACTCAATGCCGTCCGAGCGCTGAAACGTGCCGATGTTGATGTCACGCTGATCGATCGCCGCAATTTCCATCTCTTTCAGCCGCTGCTCTATCAAGTGGCGACCGGCGGGCTCTCTCCTGCCGATGTCGCTTCGCCGCTTCGGTCTATCCTTAAAAATCAGAAGAACGTCACCATCCTGCTCGGAGAAGTAACGACTGTTGATATCAATAACCGGATCGTTGAACTGGCAGACAAAGAGACTATTCCCTACGATTCCCTGATCATTGGTGCCGGTGTGCGGCATCACTACTTTGGTCATGAGGAATGGAGTCAGGCGGCACCGGGATTGAAGTCGATCGAGGATGCACTGGATATTCGCACGCGGATATTCCTGGCATTTGAGACGGCCGAGCGAGAGACCGATCCGGTGGTCCGATGCGAATGGATGACCTTCGTTCTGGCCGGAGGGGGCCCAACCGGGGTGGAGTTGGCTGGCGCACTGGCGGAGATCGCCAACGAGACCCTCTCGAAGGACTTTCGAAGGATCAATCCTCGCGATGCAAAGATCATTCTGGTCGAAGGAAATGACCGGGTGTTGACGAGCTATCCGGAAACACTCTCCGCCAAGGCCCGCAGATCACTGGAGAGACTTGGAGTCGATGTTCGTACTTCAACATTGGTCACCAAGGTTGATGATCGCGGTGTGGAGATCAAGCACGGCGAGCAGATCACTCGCATAAACGCACGGACTGTCCTCTGGGCAGCAGGTGTGCGTGCTACATTCGACAGCGAAGCATTGGTTGGCGGCAATCGATCGCTTTTGGACAAAGCTGGACGAATACTGGTCGATCCGCATCTGAATATCCCCGGCCACGAAGATATCTATGTCATTGGCGACCTCGCCTCGTTTACTCACCAGACCGGAGAACCGCTCCCCGGTGTAGCGGCGGTGGCAATGCAGCAAGGGACTTATGCCTCAAAGGCTGTTGTCGCGAGATTGCAGGGGGAACAACTTCGTCCATTCCACTACTCGTTCCCCGGAGATATGGCGACAATTGGTCGTAACGCGGCAGTCGCTGATATCAAAGGCTTCAGGTTTTCAGGGATGTTTGCCTGGCTGATGTGGGTCTTCCTCCACTTGATGAAACTGGTCGAATTCGATAACCGATTACTGGTTTTCGTTCAATGGCTCTGGTACTATGTCACTCACAATCGCGGTGCGCGTCTGATCACAGGCGAACATCGAATGCCGAATGGTCACTAA
- a CDS encoding OmpA family protein: protein MFRKVTILFILAIFALMSTFGCSNWSKKEKGAAIGATGGAVIGGLIGNKAGNTAVGAILGAVVGGAAGAYIGNQMDKQAEEMQRDLEGAKVERVGEGIKITWASGILFDVNSAELRPAAKSNLTDLARILNKYPESNIQVDGHTDSTGTAEWNMELSKRRAESVGMFLGEQSVNYTRLKMVAWGETMPADAANSTDALQANRRVEVGIFANDKLKDAAMKQTQGQ from the coding sequence ATGTTTAGGAAAGTAACCATTCTCTTTATTCTGGCGATCTTTGCCCTTATGTCAACCTTTGGCTGCTCCAATTGGAGCAAGAAGGAAAAGGGAGCCGCTATCGGCGCGACAGGCGGCGCGGTTATCGGCGGCTTGATCGGTAACAAGGCGGGCAATACTGCGGTCGGCGCGATCCTGGGTGCCGTCGTTGGTGGAGCGGCTGGTGCCTATATCGGTAACCAGATGGACAAACAGGCCGAAGAGATGCAGCGTGATCTGGAGGGTGCCAAGGTCGAACGCGTTGGCGAAGGGATCAAGATCACCTGGGCCTCGGGGATTCTCTTCGATGTCAATTCAGCGGAACTTCGACCGGCCGCCAAATCAAATCTGACTGACCTGGCGCGGATTCTCAACAAGTATCCGGAATCCAACATTCAGGTCGATGGTCACACTGACAGCACGGGCACCGCCGAATGGAATATGGAGCTGTCCAAGCGTCGGGCCGAATCTGTCGGCATGTTCCTGGGAGAACAGAGTGTGAATTACACCCGTCTCAAGATGGTCGCCTGGGGCGAAACCATGCCGGCTGACGCCGCCAACTCGACTGATGCACTGCAGGCCAATCGAAGAGTCGAGGTCGGCATCTTTGCCAATGACAAGTTGAAGGATGCGGCGATGAAGCAGACGCAGGGACAGTAA
- a CDS encoding DUF4410 domain-containing protein, translated as MKTLRLSFALLILAMMLVSGCGKPYVITTDLERPLAQTSAVSMGEIKDEFPADFELAKKPTAEHIERFKTTIMTELSKAEIFSTVPSADSAFYEVQGSILDFKKGSGAVRFFIGFGLGNAKVTTALRLVDKRNNAVVYAGNFTGTVSSWAEGGDKVFDVTAKNFAKALKKRMKQLMKSQG; from the coding sequence ATGAAGACGCTAAGACTTTCTTTTGCTCTCCTGATTTTAGCAATGATGCTGGTTTCCGGATGCGGTAAACCGTACGTCATCACCACCGACCTTGAACGGCCTCTGGCACAAACATCCGCGGTCTCTATGGGCGAGATCAAAGATGAATTCCCGGCCGACTTTGAACTGGCGAAGAAACCGACGGCAGAGCATATTGAGAGATTCAAAACGACCATTATGACTGAATTGTCCAAGGCGGAGATATTCAGTACTGTGCCGAGTGCTGACTCGGCATTCTATGAGGTCCAGGGGAGTATTCTGGATTTCAAAAAGGGAAGTGGCGCGGTTAGATTCTTTATCGGTTTTGGGTTGGGGAATGCCAAAGTGACGACAGCACTCCGCTTGGTGGACAAGCGTAACAATGCAGTGGTGTACGCCGGAAATTTCACAGGGACTGTTTCCAGTTGGGCCGAAGGCGGCGATAAGGTATTTGACGTTACGGCGAAGAATTTCGCTAAGGCTCTTAAGAAGAGAATGAAGCAACTGATGAAATCACAGGGATAG
- a CDS encoding VOC family protein — protein sequence MPFKFSRCLCLQSPDAQKMMAFYRDTMGLSQMNASDEIPELTGGPNRIFFDNGEPRGPIMEFVVPDLEKAREELMAAGCTVVRWEGKGQCCYMQDPFGFWFNLWEDPKEFA from the coding sequence ATGCCATTCAAGTTCAGCCGATGCCTGTGTCTGCAATCACCCGATGCCCAGAAAATGATGGCCTTTTATCGGGATACCATGGGACTTTCCCAGATGAATGCCTCGGATGAGATACCGGAATTGACTGGCGGACCAAACCGTATCTTCTTTGACAACGGGGAACCACGCGGGCCGATTATGGAGTTTGTCGTTCCAGATCTCGAAAAGGCTCGTGAAGAACTGATGGCGGCTGGCTGTACGGTCGTGCGGTGGGAGGGGAAAGGGCAATGCTGTTATATGCAGGACCCGTTCGGTTTCTGGTTTAATCTCTGGGAAGATCCCAAAGAATTCGCCTGA
- the mscL gene encoding large conductance mechanosensitive channel protein MscL, whose amino-acid sequence MLKEFKEFAMRGNVMDMAIGIIIGAAFGPIVGSLVSDVIMPPIGMLMGNVDFSNLFVVLQEGAQAGPYASVAGAKAAGAVTINYGLFINTIINFVIVAFAVFMLVKGMNKMKREQPAPAAAPTTRECPFCLSTIPLKATKCAHCASEVKAA is encoded by the coding sequence ATGCTGAAGGAATTCAAGGAATTTGCCATGCGTGGCAATGTCATGGACATGGCCATCGGTATTATCATCGGCGCCGCATTCGGTCCGATCGTCGGATCGCTGGTCAGTGATGTGATCATGCCGCCGATCGGAATGCTGATGGGAAATGTTGATTTTTCAAACCTGTTTGTTGTCCTCCAGGAAGGAGCTCAGGCTGGACCGTACGCATCGGTTGCCGGTGCTAAAGCGGCGGGGGCAGTTACCATCAACTATGGCCTGTTCATCAACACCATAATTAACTTCGTCATCGTCGCGTTCGCGGTATTTATGCTGGTTAAGGGGATGAATAAGATGAAGCGCGAGCAACCGGCCCCGGCCGCCGCCCCGACTACCAGGGAATGTCCGTTCTGTCTGTCGACCATCCCGCTTAAGGCGACCAAGTGCGCCCATTGCGCGTCTGAAGTCAAAGCCGCCTAA
- a CDS encoding dienelactone hydrolase family protein: MEETVTKTALTILGVLCMAVVASAAIKTETIEYTHGDVVLQGYMAYDDATTDKRPGILVVHEWMGINDYARGRAEQLAALGYVAFALDMYGKDVKVANAQEASTWAGKFYTDRQLMRDRANAGLEQLRSFRLTDPTRLAAIGYCFGGSTVLELARGGTTINGVVSFHGNLANPTPSNAANIKTKVLVCHGVIDPYVPIEQVNAFVAEMDSAKVDYQLVMYANAVHGFTNPNNGTDNAKGAAYNELADKRSWEAIKSFFGEIFGK, encoded by the coding sequence ATGGAGGAGACCGTGACAAAAACCGCACTAACCATTCTCGGAGTCTTATGTATGGCAGTCGTTGCCTCAGCCGCGATCAAGACGGAGACGATAGAATACACGCATGGCGATGTCGTTCTACAGGGGTACATGGCGTACGATGATGCCACCACTGACAAGCGCCCCGGCATACTAGTCGTGCATGAGTGGATGGGGATCAATGACTACGCCCGAGGACGTGCCGAACAACTTGCCGCACTCGGATATGTTGCTTTCGCCCTCGATATGTACGGAAAAGATGTCAAGGTCGCGAATGCGCAGGAGGCCAGCACCTGGGCCGGGAAGTTTTATACCGACCGCCAACTGATGCGTGACCGCGCCAATGCCGGACTCGAACAACTCCGCAGTTTCCGCCTGACCGACCCAACTCGACTTGCCGCGATCGGCTATTGCTTCGGCGGCTCAACCGTCCTTGAGCTGGCACGCGGGGGGACAACCATCAACGGCGTCGTCAGTTTCCATGGGAATCTCGCCAATCCGACACCCTCAAATGCCGCGAATATCAAAACCAAAGTCCTGGTCTGCCATGGCGTTATCGACCCGTATGTTCCGATCGAACAGGTCAATGCCTTTGTTGCGGAGATGGATTCGGCGAAAGTTGACTATCAACTGGTGATGTATGCCAACGCCGTCCACGGCTTCACCAATCCGAACAACGGAACAGATAATGCCAAAGGGGCGGCCTACAATGAATTGGCGGACAAGCGGAGCTGGGAAGCGATAAAGTCGTTCTTTGGGGAGATATTCGGGAAGTAA
- a CDS encoding GAF domain-containing protein — translation MMDNSRIQLIDNIRIAVAQENSRDSILKVAAELIDAYSEDFNWTGFYMMDGDVLRVGPYVGPVTEHTVIELNAGICGAAASQKQTIIVDDVRSDPRFLACSIHTRSEIVVPLMDGATVLGEIDIDSNRPMNFSAADREMLERVADIVVQRLKQI, via the coding sequence ATGATGGACAATTCACGTATCCAGTTGATCGATAATATTCGTATCGCCGTTGCCCAGGAGAACTCCCGTGACAGTATCCTCAAGGTGGCCGCAGAACTGATCGATGCCTACTCCGAGGATTTCAACTGGACCGGGTTTTATATGATGGATGGTGACGTACTCAGGGTGGGGCCGTATGTCGGACCGGTAACTGAGCATACCGTGATAGAACTAAATGCCGGTATTTGTGGCGCAGCGGCATCGCAGAAGCAGACGATCATTGTGGATGATGTGCGGAGTGATCCGCGCTTCCTGGCCTGCTCGATTCATACCCGTTCAGAGATCGTCGTCCCGCTGATGGATGGAGCAACGGTGCTGGGAGAGATCGATATCGACTCCAATCGCCCGATGAATTTCAGTGCGGCGGATCGTGAGATGCTGGAGCGAGTTGCTGATATCGTGGTGCAGCGGCTTAAACAGATATAG
- a CDS encoding DUF169 domain-containing protein → MPETGQTGSVRVALEDALNRHVRLTTFPLAVRMVRPGEALPERTKRPKKEFGHTVAVCQTFSIARRYGWQIAVGGEDIGCPLALTAFGFKPMTETYSCGEMCGGMFTETNEIGAKTEAELPKFNFHEYEYILAAPIGRADFEPHLYLAYGNSAQVMRMMTAYLWKTGGYLTSRFSARLDCADICIETMQTNKPQVILPCYGDRVFGQTQDDEMAFSFPAGIEQAMIDGFEGTHQGGIRFPTPSYLRYNPQFPKHYYKLFDDWKSSEK, encoded by the coding sequence ATGCCGGAGACCGGCCAGACAGGATCAGTGCGCGTTGCTCTCGAGGACGCGCTTAATCGCCACGTTCGCCTGACAACCTTTCCGCTGGCGGTCCGAATGGTCCGTCCGGGTGAAGCATTGCCGGAACGGACGAAACGTCCGAAGAAGGAATTCGGCCATACTGTTGCGGTCTGCCAGACGTTTTCTATCGCCCGACGGTACGGCTGGCAGATAGCTGTCGGCGGTGAGGATATCGGCTGTCCGCTGGCGTTGACTGCCTTCGGTTTTAAGCCGATGACCGAGACCTATTCCTGTGGAGAAATGTGCGGCGGCATGTTCACTGAAACGAACGAGATCGGCGCCAAAACCGAGGCGGAGCTTCCCAAGTTCAACTTCCATGAATACGAGTATATCCTGGCGGCACCGATCGGCCGGGCCGATTTTGAGCCACACCTCTATCTGGCCTATGGCAATTCCGCGCAGGTGATGAGGATGATGACTGCCTATCTCTGGAAAACCGGCGGCTACCTGACCTCCCGTTTTTCTGCTCGGCTCGATTGCGCAGATATCTGTATTGAGACGATGCAAACCAATAAGCCACAGGTTATCCTCCCCTGTTATGGCGACCGGGTGTTCGGGCAAACGCAGGATGATGAAATGGCGTTTTCGTTCCCGGCCGGGATCGAACAGGCAATGATCGATGGATTCGAGGGGACCCATCAGGGCGGGATTCGCTTTCCGACGCCATCGTATTTGCGGTATAATCCGCAGTTCCCGAAACATTATTACAAGCTGTTCGATGATTGGAAGTCATCAGAGAAGTAG
- a CDS encoding sigma-54-dependent Fis family transcriptional regulator, with translation MPATILVIDDEDSMCNFMEIMLTKEGYAVETTTRGTEGVVRLKDRNYDLVIADLNMPEMTGIDVLRQVKTFKREQEFIVMTAYASVDSAIEAMKQGAADYITKPFKIDEIKLIIEKTISRRKLQDENATLKRQLQGDNSFERFIGVTEPVVQMKKLAIRVATTDSTVLIRGESGTGKDVIARAIHHHSNRCGGPFVTINCAALPETLLESELFGHRKGSFTGAFKDKEGLFKVASGGTFFLDEVGNTSLSIQVKLLRVLEDKKIIPVGDTKPIDVDVRLIAATNADLEEDVKAGRFRADLFYRLNVIPVYIPALRERRDDIPLLVDHFLAKFASRANGPVKRISAEAMKLLTTYPWPGNVRELENTIERAILLNRTEQLLPEDFPQKLVKGEPVALVREETPATPTLESIEKAYIQFVMTQTQGKKAEAAKILGIDTSTLYRKLERYRLKDVKFGGSETEEKN, from the coding sequence ATGCCGGCAACCATTCTGGTGATCGACGACGAAGACTCCATGTGCAATTTCATGGAGATCATGTTGACCAAGGAAGGGTACGCGGTTGAAACTACCACCCGGGGGACCGAGGGGGTCGTCCGGTTGAAGGACCGCAATTATGATCTGGTCATTGCCGACCTGAATATGCCGGAGATGACCGGTATCGATGTCCTCCGTCAGGTCAAGACCTTCAAGCGCGAGCAAGAATTCATCGTCATGACCGCCTATGCCTCGGTCGATTCGGCGATCGAAGCGATGAAACAGGGAGCGGCCGATTACATCACCAAACCCTTCAAGATAGATGAGATCAAGCTGATCATCGAAAAAACGATCAGCCGCCGTAAACTGCAGGATGAAAACGCCACCCTCAAACGGCAACTGCAGGGGGATAATTCCTTTGAACGGTTCATTGGCGTGACCGAGCCGGTGGTCCAGATGAAAAAGCTGGCTATTCGCGTCGCCACCACCGATTCGACCGTCCTGATCCGCGGGGAGTCCGGCACCGGTAAGGATGTCATCGCGCGCGCGATCCATCACCATTCCAATCGTTGCGGCGGACCGTTCGTCACCATCAATTGCGCCGCCCTGCCCGAAACACTCCTGGAATCGGAGCTGTTCGGACATCGCAAAGGCTCTTTCACCGGAGCGTTCAAAGATAAAGAAGGGCTTTTCAAGGTCGCCAGCGGTGGCACCTTCTTTCTCGACGAGGTTGGCAATACGTCGCTCTCCATTCAGGTCAAGTTGCTGCGCGTGCTCGAAGACAAGAAGATCATCCCCGTTGGTGATACAAAACCGATCGATGTTGATGTTCGACTGATCGCTGCCACCAATGCTGATCTCGAAGAAGATGTCAAGGCGGGTCGTTTCCGCGCCGACCTCTTCTACCGCCTGAACGTGATCCCGGTCTATATTCCGGCGCTCAGAGAGAGACGGGATGATATCCCGCTTCTGGTCGATCACTTCCTCGCCAAGTTTGCCTCACGGGCCAATGGTCCGGTCAAACGGATCTCTGCCGAGGCAATGAAACTGTTGACTACTTATCCGTGGCCCGGCAATGTCCGCGAGCTGGAAAATACGATCGAACGAGCTATCCTGCTCAACCGGACCGAACAGCTATTGCCGGAAGATTTCCCGCAGAAGCTGGTCAAGGGTGAACCGGTCGCGCTGGTTCGTGAAGAAACTCCCGCCACTCCGACTCTGGAATCGATTGAAAAGGCATATATCCAGTTTGTGATGACGCAAACTCAGGGGAAAAAGGCTGAAGCCGCCAAGATCCTGGGGATCGATACCTCGACGCTCTATCGCAAGCTCGAGCGTTACCGCTTGAAAGATGTCAAATTCGGCGGCAGTGAAACGGAAGAGAAAAATTAG